The Geodermatophilaceae bacterium NBWT11 genome has a segment encoding these proteins:
- the otsB gene encoding trehalose-phosphatase, giving the protein MTLEDALDALALRRPLLLATDYDGVLSALADVPSEAGPQPWAADLLTRLAAAPDVTVALVSGRGVADLQATSGFTGPYRWVGSHGAEFDGGPDPELLAHRDTLVAALEPLVDAVPGARLEVKPAAVAVHVRTATDRDAAAGLLAAADAAADTGITRKPGKDVLELALTDADKGTAVLRLRRELGADGALYLGDDTTDEDAFTALGREDVTVKVGPGETAAAHRVPDLDGVRALLERLATALHV; this is encoded by the coding sequence CTGACGCTGGAGGACGCGCTGGACGCCCTCGCGCTGCGCCGTCCGCTGCTGCTGGCCACCGACTACGACGGCGTGCTGTCCGCGCTGGCCGACGTCCCCTCCGAGGCCGGGCCGCAGCCGTGGGCGGCGGACCTGCTGACCCGCCTCGCCGCGGCTCCTGACGTCACCGTCGCCCTGGTCAGCGGTCGGGGCGTGGCCGACCTGCAGGCCACCAGCGGTTTCACCGGCCCCTACCGCTGGGTCGGCAGCCACGGGGCGGAGTTCGACGGCGGGCCGGACCCCGAGCTGCTGGCCCACCGCGACACCCTGGTCGCCGCGCTCGAGCCGCTGGTGGACGCCGTCCCCGGTGCCCGGCTGGAGGTCAAGCCGGCCGCGGTCGCCGTGCACGTGCGCACCGCGACGGACCGGGACGCAGCCGCCGGCCTGCTGGCCGCCGCCGACGCCGCCGCGGACACCGGGATCACCCGCAAGCCGGGCAAGGACGTGCTGGAGCTGGCCCTCACCGACGCCGACAAGGGGACGGCGGTGCTCCGGCTGCGCCGCGAGCTCGGCGCCGACGGGGCGCTGTACCTGGGCGACGACACCACCGACGAGGACGCGTTCACTGCCCTCGGTCGGGAGGACGTGACCGTGAAGGTCGGCCCCGGCGAGACCGCCGCCGCACACCGGGTTCCCGACCTGGACGGCGTCCGCGCCCTGCTCGAGCGCCTGGCCACGGCCCTGCACGTCTGA
- a CDS encoding trehalose-6-phosphate synthase — MVDETQSDSPVVVVANRLPVDQVVAADGTVSWTRSPGGLVTALEPFVAGRGGAWVGWSGSAGEAPEPFESGGMHLVPVALSEDDVDQYYEGFSNASLWPLYHDVVEKPEYHRTWWNSYVQVNRRFAEKAAEVAAEGAIVWVHDYQLQLVPAMLRQLRPDLTIGFFLHIPFPPYELFTQLPWRNAVVEGLLGADLIGFQMPAAATNFVQLAKRLHELPTKGGTIEYEGRTVTVKAFPISIDVSVFDELARSPEVLERAAEIRRELGNPDKVVLGVDRLDYTKGIGVRLEVFLELLEDELIEAPSTVFMQVATPSRERVEHYVTMRETIEQQVGHINGVFGSTTGPAVHYFNQSMPREELAALYRAADVMLVTPYRDGMNLVAKEYVAARSDNGGTLVLSEFAGAAAELKQAYLVNPHDKDGVKKQLMRALRADPAESAKAMKAMRRYLRGHDLDHWAGSFFDALEAQS; from the coding sequence ATGGTTGATGAGACGCAGTCAGACAGTCCCGTGGTCGTGGTCGCCAACCGACTCCCGGTGGACCAGGTCGTCGCCGCCGACGGCACGGTCAGCTGGACCCGCAGTCCCGGTGGCCTGGTCACCGCCCTGGAGCCCTTCGTGGCCGGCCGCGGCGGTGCCTGGGTGGGCTGGTCGGGCTCGGCCGGGGAGGCCCCGGAGCCCTTCGAGTCCGGCGGCATGCACCTGGTCCCGGTCGCCCTGAGCGAGGACGACGTCGACCAGTACTACGAGGGGTTCTCCAACGCCTCGCTCTGGCCGCTCTACCACGACGTGGTCGAGAAGCCGGAGTACCACCGCACCTGGTGGAACAGCTACGTGCAGGTCAACCGCCGGTTCGCCGAGAAGGCCGCCGAGGTCGCCGCCGAGGGCGCGATCGTCTGGGTGCACGACTACCAGCTGCAGCTGGTGCCGGCGATGCTCCGCCAGCTGCGCCCGGACCTGACCATCGGGTTCTTCCTGCACATCCCGTTCCCGCCCTACGAGCTGTTCACCCAGCTGCCGTGGCGCAACGCCGTGGTCGAGGGCCTGCTGGGCGCCGACCTCATCGGCTTCCAGATGCCGGCCGCGGCGACGAACTTCGTCCAGCTGGCCAAGCGCCTGCACGAGCTGCCCACCAAGGGCGGGACGATCGAGTACGAGGGCCGCACGGTCACCGTCAAGGCGTTCCCGATCTCGATCGACGTCTCGGTGTTCGACGAGCTGGCCCGGTCCCCGGAGGTGCTCGAGCGGGCCGCGGAGATCCGCCGCGAGCTCGGCAACCCCGACAAGGTCGTGCTCGGGGTCGACCGGCTGGACTACACCAAGGGCATCGGCGTCCGGCTCGAGGTCTTCCTGGAGCTGCTGGAGGACGAGCTGATCGAGGCGCCGTCCACGGTGTTCATGCAGGTGGCGACACCCAGCCGTGAGCGGGTCGAGCACTACGTGACCATGCGCGAGACGATCGAGCAGCAGGTCGGGCACATCAACGGGGTCTTCGGCTCGACCACCGGTCCGGCGGTGCACTACTTCAACCAGTCGATGCCGCGCGAGGAGCTCGCCGCCCTCTACCGGGCCGCCGACGTCATGCTCGTGACGCCCTACCGGGACGGCATGAACCTGGTGGCCAAGGAGTACGTCGCCGCGCGCAGCGACAACGGCGGCACGCTGGTGCTCAGCGAGTTCGCCGGTGCCGCGGCCGAGCTCAAGCAGGCCTACCTGGTCAACCCGCACGACAAGGACGGCGTCAAGAAGCAGCTGATGCGCGCGCTGCGGGCCGACCCGGCGGAGTCGGCGAAGGCGATGAAGGCGATGCGCCGCTACCTGCGGGGTCACGACCTCGACCACTGGGCCGGGTCGTTCTTCGACGCCCTGGAGGCCCAGTCGTGA
- a CDS encoding CrcB family protein, producing the protein MTALWVALGALVGAPLRFAADRAAVRWRGRGSVLGILAVNVLGSLVLGVVLGLRDISPAVVALVGTGFCGTLTTFSTFGFDVVRLVEERAVGRALAYVAGSLLLGVGAAAVGYLAVR; encoded by the coding sequence GTGACCGCGCTGTGGGTGGCGCTCGGCGCGCTGGTCGGGGCGCCGCTGCGGTTCGCCGCCGACCGGGCGGCGGTGCGGTGGCGGGGCCGGGGCAGCGTGCTCGGGATCCTGGCGGTCAACGTGCTCGGCAGCCTGGTGCTGGGCGTCGTCCTCGGCCTGCGCGACATCTCCCCCGCGGTGGTCGCCCTGGTGGGCACCGGCTTCTGCGGCACGCTGACCACGTTCTCCACCTTCGGCTTCGACGTCGTCCGGCTGGTCGAGGAACGGGCGGTGGGCCGGGCGCTGGCCTACGTGGCCGGGTCGTTGCTGCTGGGCGTCGGGGCGGCGGCGGTCGGGTACCTCGCCGTCCGATGA
- the crcB gene encoding fluoride efflux transporter CrcB codes for MRPYVVVAVGGALGALARYGVQLGLPHSPGAWPWATVAVNLTGCLLIGLLLAVLLARAPDHPWLRPFLATGVLGGYTTFSTFSVDAVQLVEAGRWLLAVAYLLVSVVGGLAAVVLGLGVGRRVAR; via the coding sequence GTGCGTCCCTACGTCGTGGTGGCGGTCGGCGGCGCCCTGGGGGCCCTGGCCCGGTACGGCGTCCAGCTCGGCCTCCCGCACTCCCCCGGCGCCTGGCCGTGGGCGACCGTGGCCGTGAACCTCACCGGCTGTCTGCTCATCGGCCTGCTGCTCGCGGTGCTGCTGGCCCGGGCGCCGGACCACCCGTGGCTGCGGCCGTTCCTGGCCACCGGGGTGCTCGGGGGCTACACCACCTTCTCCACGTTCTCCGTCGACGCCGTCCAGCTCGTCGAGGCCGGCCGGTGGCTGCTGGCGGTCGCGTACCTGCTGGTCAGCGTGGTGGGCGGACTGGCCGCCGTCGTCCTCGGGCTGGGCGTGGGCCGGCGGGTGGCCCGGTGA
- a CDS encoding CoA transferase: protein MAGPLQGVRVVEFAGLGPGPFCGMLLADLGADVVRIDRRSAGTGLIGALGGTSLLDRGKRSIALDLKDAEDLAVVRALVGRADVLLEGFRPGVMERLGLGPEQALELNPALVYGRMTGWGQTGPLAHSAGHDIGYVALTGALGATGRPDERPAPPLNLLGDFGGGGVFLALGAVAALLHARTTGQGQVVDAAIVDGTAVLTTMIHGMLDQGTWRDVRGGNLLDTGAPFYDVYRCADGTFLAVGALEEQFYAALLTGLGLAGDASLPDRSDVRAWPQLRDRFAEVIGSRTRDEWWQVFAGTDACVAPVWSLLEAVQDQHSTERGVFVEVDGVHQPAVAPRFSVTPGAVGSVPAVGQHDAEIRAELAG, encoded by the coding sequence GTGGCCGGACCGCTGCAGGGTGTGCGCGTCGTGGAGTTCGCCGGCCTGGGCCCGGGCCCGTTCTGCGGGATGCTGCTGGCCGACCTGGGCGCCGACGTCGTCCGGATCGACCGGCGCAGCGCCGGTACCGGGCTGATCGGCGCACTGGGCGGGACCTCGCTGCTCGACCGCGGCAAGCGGTCGATCGCGCTGGACCTCAAGGACGCCGAGGACCTCGCCGTCGTCCGGGCGCTGGTCGGGCGGGCCGACGTGCTGCTGGAGGGCTTCCGCCCCGGGGTGATGGAGCGCCTGGGGCTGGGCCCGGAGCAGGCGCTGGAGCTCAACCCGGCGCTGGTCTACGGCCGGATGACCGGCTGGGGGCAGACCGGGCCGCTGGCGCACTCGGCCGGGCACGACATCGGGTACGTCGCGCTGACCGGGGCGCTGGGGGCCACCGGTCGACCCGACGAGCGCCCGGCACCGCCGCTGAACCTGCTCGGCGACTTCGGCGGCGGCGGGGTGTTCCTCGCCCTGGGCGCGGTCGCCGCCCTGCTGCACGCCCGGACGACGGGGCAGGGCCAGGTGGTCGACGCCGCCATCGTGGACGGCACCGCGGTGCTCACCACGATGATCCACGGGATGCTCGACCAGGGCACCTGGCGCGACGTGCGCGGGGGGAACCTGCTCGACACCGGCGCGCCGTTCTACGACGTCTACCGGTGTGCGGACGGGACGTTCCTCGCCGTCGGTGCACTGGAGGAGCAGTTCTACGCGGCGCTGCTCACCGGTCTCGGCCTGGCCGGGGACGCCTCGCTGCCCGACCGGTCCGACGTGCGCGCCTGGCCGCAGCTGCGCGACCGGTTCGCCGAGGTGATCGGCAGCCGCACCCGGGACGAGTGGTGGCAGGTCTTCGCCGGGACTGACGCCTGCGTCGCCCCGGTGTGGTCGCTGCTGGAGGCGGTCCAGGACCAGCACAGCACCGAGCGCGGGGTGTTCGTCGAGGTGGACGGCGTGCACCAGCCCGCCGTCGCCCCCCGGTTCTCGGTCACCCCGGGCGCGGTCGGCTCCGTGCCGGCCGTCGGCCAGCACGACGCGGAGATCCGCGCCGAGCTGGCCGGCTGA
- a CDS encoding peroxiredoxin, producing the protein MKRGDVAPDFELPDQDGTPRRLSTMLQDGPVVLFFYPLASSGGCTTEMCSVRDEQARFAAVGAQRVGISRDSVQKQKVFAEGNGFDYPLLADVDGAVCEAYGTKRNMNAAPVKRHTYVIGTDGLVKDVIKSEFRFAKHADKALAALSPS; encoded by the coding sequence ATGAAGCGCGGAGACGTGGCCCCCGATTTCGAGCTCCCGGACCAGGACGGCACGCCCCGGCGGCTGTCCACGATGCTGCAGGACGGTCCGGTGGTGCTGTTCTTCTACCCGCTGGCCTCCTCCGGCGGGTGCACCACCGAGATGTGCTCCGTCCGCGACGAGCAGGCCCGGTTCGCCGCCGTCGGCGCGCAGCGGGTGGGCATCAGCCGGGACTCGGTGCAGAAGCAGAAGGTGTTCGCCGAGGGCAACGGGTTCGACTACCCGTTATTGGCCGATGTCGACGGCGCGGTCTGCGAGGCCTATGGCACCAAGCGCAACATGAACGCCGCGCCGGTGAAGCGGCACACCTACGTGATCGGCACCGACGGCCTGGTCAAGGACGTCATCAAGAGCGAGTTCCGCTTCGCCAAGCACGCGGACAAGGCGCTGGCGGCGCTGTCGCCCTCCTGA